A portion of the Candidatus Hydrogenedentota bacterium genome contains these proteins:
- a CDS encoding type IV toxin-antitoxin system AbiEi family antitoxin domain-containing protein — translation MSTIESIRAEAMGLPVGQPATSRMFLHFGSRAAVDQALSRLVKEGALVRPARGVYMRPVKNAYVGDVPPEPERIAEVIARETGSVIQVHGAEAARRMGLSTQVPMRPVFYTSGPTRNVRLGRMNVLLKRISPRKLALTGRPAGVALTALWYLGKNAVDIRSVERIRERLGSEEFAVLKSASSVMPGWMHDVFIRHAAATADD, via the coding sequence ATGAGCACCATCGAGAGCATAAGAGCGGAAGCAATGGGGTTGCCTGTTGGGCAGCCTGCCACCTCCCGAATGTTCCTGCATTTCGGAAGTAGGGCGGCAGTCGACCAAGCGCTTTCGCGCCTCGTCAAGGAGGGTGCATTGGTGCGTCCCGCCCGTGGCGTGTACATGCGCCCAGTCAAGAACGCATACGTGGGCGACGTTCCGCCTGAGCCCGAACGTATAGCGGAGGTGATTGCCAGAGAAACAGGAAGCGTTATCCAGGTCCACGGGGCGGAGGCTGCCCGGCGCATGGGGCTTAGTACCCAAGTACCGATGCGTCCCGTGTTCTACACGAGCGGTCCCACCCGCAACGTAAGGTTGGGAAGGATGAACGTGCTTCTGAAGCGAATCAGTCCGCGCAAGCTAGCACTGACCGGACGCCCAGCGGGCGTAGCCCTGACCGCGCTGTGGTACCTGGGCAAGAACGCGGTAGATATTCGCTCCGTTGAACGGATTCGGGAGCGTTTGGGTTCAGAAGAATTCGCCGTACTGAAGTCAGCGTCGTCAGTCATGCCGGGCTGGATGCACGACGTCTTCATTCGGCATGCGGCGGCGACGGCCGATGACTGA